The following is a genomic window from Xiphophorus couchianus chromosome 5, X_couchianus-1.0, whole genome shotgun sequence.
TTTAGGATCTCTTGTAATCTGGTGGATCtcatttgtttgtatttgacCTGCTGATCACGAATCAGAGCTGATAGAATGGAGTATTGTCGCGTTTTGAACACTTCACTGGAAACGCATATCAGACCATCTTTCCTTAtccataataaatgaataatgatTCTTCCGTCAAGTCTGCTTTTATTAAGTTGGgttaaaagggtttttttttcttcacaggtTTGGACTTAGTAACAAATTTGAGTCAGAATTTCCTTCAGCACTTACAGGGAAGGTGAGTGTGTGACAAATACCCTCTCTTACTCATATCCATACATGTTCACAGCGGGATTGGCAGAACTGGCAGGATTCGCACCTCAACGCATCACAGGCCCATGTAGAATGGGGATGGCGGCTCACCAGATATTTCCTGCATTACTTGACTTCCAACTACCAGAAGCTCCAAAAAATATGCCGTCTCTGTTCTATTCTatgcattttttacatttttattgcctGAAAAGAAATAACATAGCATTCGTTTAGTTTAGCTTTATCATTTGCAGCTGAAAATACTTCTAACAAAAGTTCAGCTTTTATTCTTGATTTAACATTCTTACAGTGTAGGACTGATTTGATCtgataattggatagcaaatgATGCCTAATAGGAATTTGAATCAGTTGAAgctaaaaagtgaatttttatttacagattgtttatcttaaatgcaaaacctATATGTTTTTTGTACAGTATTGGCTTAATATCTAGTTTCAGGCCTAATTTCAGTTATCTTCTTTTCTTCTATATTTAcatagaaaaatacaataaatatttgttcttGTACAAGAAATGCAAATGACTTACTTACATAATGTCAGTAAGTCTGCGGTGTGTCAGATGAGACTGTATTTACAGTTGTTTGGCCTCCTGTAGGTGGCACCAGAAGAATTCAAAGCCAGTATCAATCGAGTGAACAGCTGCCTGAGGAAAACGCTCCCAGTGAACGTGCGGTGGCTGCTGTGCggctgcctctgctgctgctgcactctGGGCTTCAGCTTGTGGCCGGTCATCTGCCTCAGCAAAAGGGTAGGAGGCAGGCAGTCCATGCTGACTTTCACTTGCATGCATCTCAAAAGTAGCTGTGTTGGATTTGCATCActgtgaaaacattgttttcgTCTTTTCCTCCTCAGACTAGAAGATCAATAGAGAAACTTTTAGAGTGGGAAAACAACAGACTTTATCACAAGGTAGGGGAGCATGCTAGTAGGTGCTGGgtttgaaaatgtgcaaagtcTCTTATCATTATTTCACTCGTTTTGCAGTTGTGTTTGCATTGGAAACTTAGCAAAAGGAAGTGTGAGACCAACAACATGATGGAATATGTGAGTATAAGTTacgttttattgttttatgcgCATATATATTAAAGCAATGcttgaaaatacatttacaggATCTATAAACACCAATCACTGCGAAAGAAAATAACTGAAGATTGTTGAATGTTTGGCTCGGCCAGGAAATTTTTTTGCGGTAATAGGTTAGCAGTACTTTTCTCTTCCATTGTAGCAATTTCAGGCTAAGAAATtatactttttcatattttctgtcagtGTTTAACAGATGTTTGAAATTGTTTCTTTAatcaactattaaaaaaatagatatagatatacatATTTCAAGCAATCTATTTTTTACCCTGTACAGTGACCTTAACAGAGAAAGAGACTTGAATTGTCCACAAATTGAGTCATATGTAGGTGTAAAGAAGGCAAcacagaaagcagctgaaacattaGTCATTAAATTATAAGACGTTCAAGACTTAATCCTAAGTTTGCAAAGGAATATTAtgattttttctaaattattaacTATAAACACCTTTTTTCAACAGACTTGTCAATTCGACTAAAAGTAAAGTCATGGATGATGAGTTTCTCAAAATCTTGTTGGAACATTAGTCCTTtagtcctggaaatgttcttctgGTGGCAGAAGACCGACTTTGTacttgtctttatgtgtcttgAAGGTTCAGCTCTGCTTCCCATAAGCAATGTTGCACATTACGTTACACTGCCACATGATGGACATGTAAGGTCTGAGGAGTGGCATCAGTGTCAGGAATAAAAAAACTACTGTAACTATGGTCTCTTGTTCATCTTTGAGTCGTAACTTACAACCTATTTATTTTCTGACCTGCAGGTAATCCTAATAGATTTCCTTCCCAAGATCCCCATCTTCAAACCAGACTAACGAGACGACAGAAGAGCCAAAAAACCTCCACCGCTGCCCAGTTTTCTCCTAAAGTTACAATGGCTGTGAATCTCCTCCCTCTGAAAAACTCCACTAGTGTTTACATTTGTCGCCCCTCTTTTCACAAACATACTTGTTCTGCATCCTTGTTTACAAATCCAGCAGGcccttgcttctttttttttttgagggaaCTTGCCATTGAAATTTGACCATTTGGTCAAACCCGTGTTCTgttgagctgctgctgacccTCATCAGAGGAGAAGCAGCCTTTTGCAGGGACGCCGCTTTTAAAGCTCCAACAGAAGACTGGACGCTCACGTTGAGTTCTGTGAGACAAAAACTGGATATTTGTCACTTTCGTCCCTAAACTAAGCACACAGCATAGCCAGAATCTTCAAACAAACTTCACAGGCTACCTTGGTTTGAGAGCTGTTGGATTCATGCCCTGAATATGTCCTTTGGACACAAGATGGAGCGAAACATGAGAGTTCATCCAGATAAATGTGAAGCAGGCAGACTAGTCCCACAGGAACATGTCAAAGTTCACTCCTCATCCATTGGACATCTTCTTGCCCTGTGCACAACCAGTGACAATCACACACTCTGACTGCACTGTTTATACTATATAAATGGGTCTTTGTGCTACACAGTTCACCCAAAGCAATTAGATTTCAATGTTGTTTGTTTCCAAGTGATGGACTGGTCACCCAGCAACCGGGTAATGACAAGACAAAAGGTttctttcactgtttttctttactttatggatcagattttgtttactgttttcGTCCAAATGTGCATGTGCGGGTCAGACGGAGAAACAAGCAATCAAAATGGAAATACAGAAATTTCACACCTCAGAAagaaatagatttatttcttaatgtttttttttgttgtttttttttacctattatgattttttgttggtttgtgtAACTGTGTTGTTCATGGAaacttttggttgttttgttaaatttgtggTTAAGTGTCAACATTGAAGCACTCTCTCTGAGTCCTGCACTCCTTTCTGTGGCCTGTGTCACTAAAACGCAGAGCTTAACTTGTGTCCAAGTGTTTGAGTCCCAAACAAGAGTCAGAGCTCTGCTGTTTTAGATGTCTCGATTTATAAGTTCAGGTGTTTTGGTTGATAAGGAagtttaaattaagaaaactcATCCCAAACTGGAAACATGAATTAAACGTTGCACTagtacatatttgttttttttaaaaccataaaaatgctTCTTAAGTTTGAAAACCTGCAAAGATTCATCTTAgcatccttgttttttttctttttctttcacttgctTCTGCCATCACTAGTGTGATGTTGAGCTGAATAAAAGGCGATCAAGACAGTGATTTCTTGGTGAATATAGGAATTTTAAAGGTGTCACTCTTTCTGTTTAAAGCTTGAATGCATCACAGACGTAGGAGTAGGTGTGGGCCGATATGAGACTGAGTGAAAACACCATATTTTCATCGATCCACACAAAGATTGAAATCAATGTCTAACATGATGTAGttgctttaaaaacagctgcagatacaaaaataacatttaaatctacagttaggttttaaaatgtgctgaCTGTGTATCATGCAGTACCTTGTATTTCTGCCTTGTGCATACAAGGCACAGGCAGCATAACAATCTGATGATAGCTGGCCAGTTAGTTGTGCTATCTGCTAAGGTAGCTATCCTGCAGTTTGCTGCATACCAGACATGACGCTCACAGCTTTTATTACCAGGAATGTTTCTAaacaacatcttttttttcttcttgcaaacAAGGGGAAGTGTAGTGGCCTTTTTTCAGGTAGATGACAGCTTTGTTGTCCTGAATATTCAGAATGGAGAGAAATACATTCACTCTGGTTATTTTTCATGGAAAAAACCTTGGTGTCCATTCATTCTTTAAATCTGCCCGTACCTACCtgagaagagagaaaacaaaatatcttgCAACCATTGGAGAATATTAGTAGTAAATTTATGGCACCTAAatcaaaatgatttgttttaaattcagcaACGATTTAACTTCATTGACTTGTAAAACTGCTTCCATGTCACATGTCACAACTCGTAGCACCAGTCAGTTTGATGGCATACTCAGCATTTGATAAAGAGATAAGTTGTGACCGACAAAGACTGCAGACCAGTGTCCAAACATCCATATATGTTTACTGAGATTATGTATACATATATCTGTGGAATTTGAACAAAGCCACCCTGTTTTAGCTCCGGTGATTGTATAGGTGGCACTCAGGggacataaataataaaatgtagcatTAATAATCTTGTCGTTTATTTTCCACAGTTGTGACAGGGTATCGTGTGTAGTAGTACAAAAGACCACACATTACTTGAGTAACTGTAAAATTATGCAGCTAGTTTGTTTTGAGATGAAGAacgttaaaaaaagaaactcaaagttGATTAAGCTTCCTGATGTCTCTGGTCTTTTTGTTCAGAAGCACACACTTCACCAACCCACACAGAAAAGTATTAGTTTATATCGtaagaggataaaaaaaaaaaaaaaatcagctatCTTGCTGGTTGGCATTTTTGGTTCATCTGTCACTTTTCTACTTTTGATTGTCCTCTGCTTTTTGTAAATCAAGGCATaaggtgtttattttgtttttatgttttggtatGCGCACAGTGAATGCCGGATGCATATTGATTTCGTATTGCTGATCGTGTGATTGAGTTCTACACAGAAATGCGTCATTTTTATATGATCCAGAGTGTAATCTGTATGTGTGCGACTGTGTGAGTGAGAAAAAGATATATACACATCTAGATATATGTACAGTTATAAAACtaccaataaaaagaaagtggACAACTTTCTTCCTCATTATTGTTGATGTTCAggttattctttatttttaccatcTCTCTTTGttaagacaaaattattttataaatgcttCATGTCCATAACACTGTAACCCATTTTAAGTCTTGAATAAATctgaacagagaaaaagaaagactaaattaaataaataaaccaaagcaaaaaaCTGTGAACACAGCTTCTCATAAGAAATGTGCAATTGTGCACTTCTGTTTATCATGTCACATCATGCATTTTTTGCACACTAGAAGCTTTTAGCTGTgaaaaacattatgttttattaaaattatgctgagccaataaaatgaaacacaggCGACATTGGCTGACAACTGAAACTATTGTGCGGTGCCAGGTCTTaagactttaatttaaaataaaatatcagatttcATTACAACTTTTAgaggcttttgttttggttgtttttttagtaCATTTCTCAAAAgcattttgtgatttaaaaaaaacctgctctAGTTTATACCCTAAACTTGATGGTAATTTCTGTTCATAATCgtttagtttaatatttgtttttatttactttattcctGGAGCTGCCAGCATATGAGTACcctgctgaaaaataaatatacttagTATGTTAAATTTTAGCATACTTGAGCATACTTTAAGTCAGACTAATCATGAGTATACTTCAAGTTCACTTAGGATCAGTTAACTTAAAGTGTGACATTTTGGAACAACTAATTTTGTGCATAGTGCATTTAAtagtatttaaattgtattaaagcaCAATCTAAAGTGTACTAAGTGTAGTTCAACGCACCTTTTTGGACAACTTAAACTTAAGTTAAACTTCATGTAATTTAAGTATATTGCTTTTTATGcaatataaatgtgtttgattAGTATACTTTGAGTGTACTATTTTTGTgattgaattacatttaaaatatatttggaatgtattttaagtatattggcattacatattttatatattagtaCTGTGATTATATACACTTGCGCAAATGTATATTTACACTTaggcaaatacatattttgttcacttaaagtatatttttcatttaatgtatttcttaaaagtgtattttggtacaattatatttaagtgttttaaagttataatgtcaaaattggtACAAGTATGCTTTTAGTATacttcatatatatttataggtaGTACACTTAATACTTTGTatacttaaaatgtactttcacAAATGTgagtatatttgaaatatactaaagtaattttttttcactagGGTAAGTGTAGTGGTTTGATTACTAATCAGAGGATTTGCcacaaaatgtacatatttatttttttctaagctCTTATAACTGTCATTACATTTCCTTTTATACTTGGGAGTTTTTTAGGAGAACAAAATTAGAGCTACTATTTCAAGTAATTAAAGATTTCAAGTGTCACACACGATTCTTTATTGGTCAACATCTTTATTGTAAGGTAACAACTCATTTTCTACACATCCGACAAGCTATTTCTTGACATCCAGCTTTTCTATTGCTTTCAGTCTACAGTTATTGGTTGGTGAAAAGACATCAATTAACATATTTCCAGTGGAAACTCGAGATTAATTGAGTTTGGCCTCCAGGTTGCAGGTCTTCCCCACCTGATCACGCATCGCCTTGTTTACCTTTGCAAAATTCTGAGGAGCagaaaatcatttattaatttcatttaattagaaaaaatcaagtttgtttctcagaagatacacaacaaaacaacatataCAGTGGTCACCCGCGCAGCGATcacatatttttgtgtaaaacataacTCCAAATTCTTCACTGAAAAGTCgcttatttgcatatttttttctagacCATATCTAAATCATCTTAGGTGCTGTGCTGCTTGACATGCTGTTGGCTGGCATTAGGAAAGCAGCCAATGCAGTAGCactattttctttcctttgcaCTGATTGGTTGAAACCCACGAGAAATTATAAGGAAAAACATGAATGCTAGCTTCTGTGTGAGACCATTCCCACTGTGgatattgaaacattttaaggtttatttgctgtttgattaaaataagtagctaaaagcatttttagagggGGTTTCAAATGTAGCATCTATTTGAGAACACAAAGACCATCAGATTCACTGACTGGATTTGATCTCAACTTTTCTCTTTGGATATTTGTCCCACTCAACTTTTGATTTCAGCTATGGATGAAGTATAAATGTACCTTGTATCatgccttacaaaagtattcatacttgGTAAGCTTCCATATCCTGTGGCATTAGACCAATTAAAGGGAGTATATCgttatgaaataaacaaaaacatgacacaTTGCTTTACAAAACCAACTAGATTGGTTACACAATCTAGTTGAGCTACACAAGGAGTTACACaagcagcataatgctgcccccACCAAGCTCAACAGGGTCTTCTTTCCCTGCTGATTCTGCCAAGCCCGTTCCCTTGGCTGTGGTTTCGCTGGATGGGAGTTAGGGACAGTGGGAATCTCATTCATCCATTTATGTGCGTCACTAATTAGATGACGAGGTATTTAGTTACTCCCGCCATATACCCGCGCTTCATTGAGTCTTTTCTTCATTGAAGAAAGTGGTAAGcgaattaataacattttgtgtAACTTCTCTTCTATCTATacagttatgcactactttgaaTTTATCCATTATATAAAGATCCCAACAAAGACATTAAAGCTTGAGGTTGTATCAGGACAAATTTTAGTTCAAGGGATTTGGATACTTTTTCACATAAGGGCAAAATAGAGacaatataattacattacCTTATACAAAGTGAAACTGTAGGAGTAGGGTTTACATCAaaggaaataatattaaaacagaaCTAACATACAATCCAAGGAGTTACACTTTTGaagaaacaacataaacatttatgattaAATTAGTTTTCGCACCTATGCTGGGATCCTGGATTCCAACTAATCCCAAGTTCAGACACTCGGCCTGCTTCTTAAACTCTTCCACCTCATGATCCTTCACTGCAATTCTCCTACCTGAGACAGAGAAAACAGTATAATACAGTTCTTTAAGAACTTAAATGAGACATATTGATGTTAAAACAAGGGTGATTctgtgtttaattatttattgactTCAGAGTTTGTCTGCTCTGAGAAaagttcttttcttttgctaaatGTTCAGTTAATACACATGTCAAAGAATAAAGGAACTTGAAAatcctgttttagttttaagcaagtgtaaaaagtattttaaaaaaatgttgttccaTGAGAAAAATTCTTGAGAATGCTAGTCTGCTGAATGAATGCGTCAGAAGATGttgaacagaacagaaaagagagaaaagagttAAATGGagctggagagagagaaaaagaaaactgaagacatctacaaaaaagagagagctgaagagaaagagagcaaaagaaagctaaagacagaaagagcagaagagagttgggaaaaaaaagactatctgctgctgtttgatgTTATTCAATTTATCTAGTGACAAGTGAAAAGTTTTTGCTTCTCATGTAACAGTTCCCTCTATGAAAAACGGATTTTTCTAATCTTATTTGATCTGACTCGGTGCTTTTATTCTCACTTAGAAGCTCCAGACTCCTGTACGATGATCTTCCAGTGTAATGGACATCTAGAAGCATGCAATCTGGGCAGGAAGTCGACAGAAGTGAGGCATGGTAGGCAAAAGGTTGCTCTGagaacacaaacatgcacagcgtaattaaaaagtgtttttccacCACTGAACACAAGGTTCTAGCATGTAGGGTTTGCGTAATGGTCAGTAACAGTTGCCACCCACCTGCAAACAACGTGTTGTTTATCACAGTTATGTTGCCATGAACTCTGTGGCAAATGCCGGACCTTTAACAGGGGAGAAATGTTGTTAggaataaattgttttaaaattgttaatGAACTAAAATACTATAATTTGAGGTTTGAAATTACAATTTTGGGTGCTGCACGGTGATGATTTCATCATTCTGAGTAATAGCCTTGACATCCACCCAGTTGGATAATGGCGAAATTAATTGCACGGCTGAGGCCCATACTACAAAGTTCCATCTTCCAAGCATCTGGAAGGCAAATAAAAACCCACAAAGTTTGTGGGTATTTTGATAAATACAATCAATCAACATCACTGCGACACAGAATCTGTTAAGAGGTAGATGATGATCTTACCTTATCTCGCTCATTGACTTGAAAAGATTGGGTCATATTTTCACAGCTGGTCACAGGAGCTGTCTGTCCGAGAGACAGAAGACTGAACACAACCACGGCTACCTGAAGAGACTCCATCATGGCCGACTCGCTGTATGTGTCTGTCCTGGCACAGGGTGCTTTAAATTAACAAGGTTCCGGCCCTGTGGACTGATAGGGGCcccattatttattttagtgtcGCAATAGATTAAAAAACGAGCGTCATTTTCAGTCAGATGGTCCTAGTTTTTGTGGGGCCtaggaaaggggaaaaaagtctgttttgaaatgttgcaaaagaTCAGATTAATCAGGTTAATGGCTTGGATCACagtatttgaagaaaaacaggatttttttccagCAATGACACTTAAACTAACTTGTTCTTTAGTTTTAAAGAGttccaaaacaaatttttttgcACGTATTTGAGATATTTCTGGTTAAAGAGTTAAGGTTGCTTTTTCTCTTCCATAGAAGATCCTCCTGttatccgtccgtccatccatccatccatccatccagtgtTGTAGTAGTTGTAGTGAAGTGTTGTAGTCCTGATaatcacatattttaaaatgttcttgtttgtgtttcaattagttttttcattcagtcttgTCCAAACATCtacatctttttcttctttttttttttttacagcaatttaATATGAAAGACTGTCTGTATTCAATAGTAGCCAAGTTTTTCACTTTGAAAACTTAGAAAATTCAGACTTTCTTCATACGTTTACAGCACAAACTACAATATTGTGATTACCGCCATAGTCTTGAATGGAACTGAGGTTTGAGTTTTTGACACATTTGTTTCGGTGACaagatttacttttaaataatccatccatccatccattttctgttcttgtccctaatggggtcggaagggttgctggtgcccatctccagctacattccgggcgagaggtggggtacaccctggacaggtcgccaatctgtcgcagggcaacacaaagacataca
Proteins encoded in this region:
- the chic2 gene encoding cysteine-rich hydrophobic domain-containing protein 2 isoform X1, with amino-acid sequence MMEDFDEIYEEEEEEEDEDRAAEEQLLKYAPDPVVVRGSGHVTVFGLSNKFESEFPSALTGKVAPEEFKASINRVNSCLRKTLPVNVRWLLCGCLCCCCTLGFSLWPVICLSKRTRRSIEKLLEWENNRLYHKLCLHWKLSKRKCETNNMMEYVILIDFLPKIPIFKPD
- the chic2 gene encoding cysteine-rich hydrophobic domain-containing protein 2 isoform X2 encodes the protein MMEDFDEIYEEEEEEEDEDRAAEEQLLKYAPDPVVVRGSGHVTVFGLSNKFESEFPSALTGKVAPEEFKASINRVNSCLRKTLPVNVRWLLCGCLCCCCTLGFSLWPVICLSKRTRRSIEKLLEWENNRLYHKLCLHWKLSKRKCETNNMMEYTCQFD